A portion of the Adhaeribacter radiodurans genome contains these proteins:
- a CDS encoding amidohydrolase family protein, producing the protein MRMNIRYWSLPTILFLIFLLSCSQKKQNAATTAEATTKNKTAAETYYTLDDFKLVKKFDTHVHINTTDAGLIKQAEEDNFRLLTINVDAPGYPDITEQQRLALEHVKAYPERIAYATSISVKDFNAPDWQNKTIAYLKDSFAKGAVAVKFWKNIGMELKDKNNKFVMVDNPQFDPIIDFISQNKRTLIAHLGEPRNCWLPIDKMTVNGDKNYYREHPQYHMYLHPEYPSYEQHIQARDHMLEKHSDVTFVGAHLGSLEWSVDELAKRLDKFPNMAVDMAARIPHFQYQSVKEREKVRGFFIKYQDRLIYATDFVFNKDRNSADVRKQAHETWSRDWKFFASDENMSVPSIEGTFNGLKLSREVIDKIYFQNAEKRFSSVNPK; encoded by the coding sequence ATGAGAATGAACATCCGGTACTGGAGCCTGCCAACCATTTTATTTTTAATTTTTTTACTGAGTTGTTCGCAAAAAAAGCAAAATGCAGCTACAACTGCCGAAGCAACCACCAAAAATAAAACTGCTGCCGAGACTTATTATACGCTGGATGATTTTAAGCTGGTCAAAAAGTTTGATACGCACGTTCATATTAATACCACGGATGCTGGTTTAATAAAGCAAGCCGAAGAAGATAACTTCCGGCTGTTGACGATTAACGTAGATGCTCCCGGATACCCGGATATTACCGAGCAACAGCGATTGGCATTAGAACACGTAAAAGCTTATCCGGAAAGAATTGCTTATGCTACCAGTATTTCGGTAAAGGATTTTAATGCTCCCGATTGGCAGAATAAAACAATTGCCTATTTAAAAGATTCTTTCGCCAAAGGTGCAGTGGCGGTTAAATTCTGGAAAAATATCGGCATGGAGCTGAAAGATAAAAATAACAAGTTTGTAATGGTAGATAATCCGCAGTTTGACCCCATTATTGATTTTATTTCTCAGAATAAAAGAACGCTCATTGCTCACTTAGGCGAACCGCGGAACTGTTGGTTACCAATCGACAAAATGACAGTTAACGGAGATAAAAACTATTACCGGGAGCACCCGCAGTACCACATGTATTTGCATCCGGAATATCCTTCTTACGAACAGCACATACAAGCCCGAGACCATATGCTGGAAAAACATTCAGATGTAACTTTTGTCGGTGCCCATTTAGGTAGCCTGGAATGGAGCGTAGACGAACTGGCTAAGCGCCTGGATAAGTTTCCGAATATGGCCGTAGATATGGCCGCCCGGATTCCGCACTTTCAATATCAATCGGTAAAGGAGCGGGAAAAAGTCCGCGGGTTCTTTATAAAATACCAAGACCGGCTAATTTATGCCACGGATTTTGTTTTTAACAAAGATAGAAACTCAGCCGATGTCAGGAAACAAGCCCACGAAACCTGGTCCAGAGACTGGAAATTTTTTGCTTCTGACGAAAATATGAGCGTGCCCAGTATAGAGGGAACGTTTAACGGTTTAAAATTATCCCGGGAAGTAATTGATAAAATTTACTTTCAAAATGCAGAAAAACGATTCTCCAGTGTAAATCCAAAATGA